In a genomic window of Sutcliffiella sp. FSL R7-0096:
- the preA gene encoding NAD-dependent dihydropyrimidine dehydrogenase subunit PreA, which yields MADLSINLAGIKSPNPFWLASAPPTNSGYQVQRAFEAGWGGAVWKTLGDPIINVSSRFAAVSFNGQRVAGFNNIELITDRPLEVNLREIEETKKRFPDRAVIASLMVEPKQEKWHEIVKKVEAVGVDGLELNFGCPHGMAERGMGSASGQVPDLVEKQTYWAKEAAKTPVIVKLTPNITDITVTAEAAVRGGADAVSMINTINSLAGVDLDSWNTVPHVGGKGAHGGYCGPAVKPIALNMVGECARNPRINVPISGMGGVSNWQNAVEFMLMGATGVQICTAAMHHGFRIVEDMIDGLNNYLDEKGIAKVLDLVGKSVPKYSDWGNLDLNYKIVARINQDTCINCNKCHIACEDTSHQCIDMLKDPSGKSYLQVREEDCVGCNLCSIVCPVEDAITMVELPHEQPPMTWNDRQTALGLLKKCEVDTVK from the coding sequence TTGGCAGATCTATCGATAAATTTGGCAGGAATTAAATCTCCAAACCCTTTTTGGTTGGCTTCTGCACCGCCGACAAACTCTGGCTATCAGGTGCAACGCGCCTTTGAAGCAGGATGGGGAGGGGCTGTATGGAAGACGCTTGGGGACCCAATCATCAATGTATCATCCCGGTTTGCTGCTGTGAGTTTCAACGGGCAGCGAGTGGCGGGGTTCAATAACATTGAGCTTATCACGGACAGACCATTGGAAGTGAACTTAAGGGAAATCGAAGAAACCAAAAAGAGATTTCCGGACAGGGCTGTAATTGCGTCCTTGATGGTGGAGCCAAAACAGGAAAAATGGCATGAAATTGTGAAAAAGGTAGAAGCGGTAGGGGTGGACGGACTTGAGTTGAACTTCGGCTGTCCGCATGGAATGGCGGAACGTGGAATGGGCTCTGCATCAGGCCAGGTTCCAGACCTAGTGGAAAAGCAGACATACTGGGCAAAAGAAGCAGCTAAAACTCCCGTCATTGTAAAACTGACTCCAAATATCACGGATATCACCGTGACAGCAGAGGCTGCTGTCAGGGGTGGAGCTGATGCGGTAAGTATGATCAATACAATCAACAGTCTGGCCGGGGTGGATCTGGACAGCTGGAATACAGTTCCGCATGTAGGCGGCAAGGGTGCACATGGCGGGTATTGTGGACCTGCCGTAAAACCGATAGCACTTAATATGGTTGGGGAATGCGCAAGAAACCCTAGGATCAATGTGCCTATATCAGGTATGGGTGGAGTATCGAATTGGCAGAATGCGGTGGAATTCATGCTGATGGGGGCAACTGGCGTGCAGATTTGTACAGCCGCCATGCATCACGGTTTCCGTATTGTGGAAGACATGATTGATGGCCTGAACAACTATCTGGATGAAAAAGGGATAGCTAAAGTCCTGGATCTTGTTGGGAAATCCGTTCCAAAGTACTCGGATTGGGGCAATCTCGATTTAAACTATAAAATCGTCGCCAGAATTAATCAGGATACCTGTATTAACTGCAATAAATGTCATATCGCCTGTGAAGATACGTCCCATCAGTGCATCGATATGCTGAAGGACCCTTCTGGTAAATCCTATTTACAGGTGAGGGAAGAAGATTGTGTAGGCTGTAATCTATGCTCGATCGTCTGTCCGGTGGAGGATGCCATCACCATGGTGGAGCTCCCGCATGAACAACCGCCAATGACGTGGAATGACCGCCAGACCGCCCTTGGATTATTGAAGAAATGTGAAGTGGATACGGTTAAATAA
- a CDS encoding NAD(P)-dependent oxidoreductase, producing the protein MNFLEAKPGLTDREAVEEANRCLYCYDAPCIVACPTSIDIPSFIKKIASGNLKGSAKTIMSANPVGASCSRVCPTEELCEGACVLNHHTKPIVIGDLQRYATDWAIRNDQILFEKGTSNGKKVAIVGGGPAGLSAARELALLGFQVTIFEAEKEAGGLNTYGIVSFRLPKRVSYWEVDQVRSLDVEIRTGTRVGVDISVEEILTNYDGVILAVGMASVPMLGIDGEELEGVFDAIEFVKETKTNAISNKLKGKNVVVIGAGNTAIDGATCSVRLGAKNVKILYRRTLEEMTAYDFEYEFAKQDGVEFGWLTAPNRIIGNENGEVTAIECVKMELGAPGTDGRRRPVKVEGSEFTLQVDAVIKAIGQTRYTKLIDAFGLSHDGGVVKIDPLTHQTSHEKVFACGDVVFGKGQGEAMVVTAAEQGKLTAYALYEKLVKSRIETA; encoded by the coding sequence ATGAATTTTTTGGAAGCAAAGCCTGGATTGACGGATAGGGAAGCAGTGGAAGAGGCGAATCGCTGTCTGTACTGCTATGATGCACCCTGTATTGTTGCCTGTCCAACTAGTATTGACATTCCTTCTTTTATCAAAAAGATTGCATCAGGAAATCTGAAGGGCTCCGCGAAAACGATCATGAGTGCCAATCCTGTAGGTGCAAGCTGTTCGCGTGTGTGTCCGACAGAAGAGTTGTGTGAGGGAGCTTGTGTTCTGAACCATCACACAAAACCGATTGTCATAGGGGACCTCCAGCGATATGCCACTGATTGGGCAATCCGGAACGATCAAATACTTTTCGAAAAAGGAACTTCCAATGGGAAGAAAGTGGCGATTGTCGGAGGGGGGCCAGCAGGTCTCTCTGCAGCCAGGGAACTTGCGCTGCTCGGGTTTCAAGTAACAATTTTTGAAGCCGAGAAGGAAGCCGGGGGCTTGAATACGTATGGTATCGTGTCGTTTCGTCTTCCAAAGAGGGTTTCTTATTGGGAAGTGGACCAGGTCAGAAGTCTTGATGTAGAAATTCGGACAGGTACAAGAGTGGGTGTGGATATTTCCGTAGAAGAAATACTGACTAACTATGACGGAGTGATCCTAGCGGTTGGAATGGCAAGTGTTCCGATGCTTGGAATTGATGGGGAAGAGTTAGAGGGAGTCTTCGACGCGATTGAATTTGTCAAAGAAACCAAAACAAATGCGATTTCCAATAAACTCAAGGGGAAAAATGTGGTGGTGATCGGGGCAGGTAATACCGCAATTGATGGCGCAACTTGTTCTGTCAGGCTCGGTGCGAAGAATGTAAAGATTCTTTATCGCAGAACCTTGGAAGAGATGACTGCCTATGATTTTGAGTACGAGTTCGCAAAGCAGGACGGGGTGGAATTTGGTTGGCTTACTGCACCAAATCGAATCATCGGGAATGAGAATGGTGAAGTCACGGCCATAGAATGTGTGAAAATGGAGCTTGGTGCACCTGGTACAGATGGCAGAAGAAGACCTGTAAAGGTGGAAGGCTCAGAATTCACACTACAAGTGGATGCTGTCATCAAAGCGATTGGTCAGACAAGATATACGAAACTGATTGATGCATTCGGCCTCTCCCACGACGGCGGAGTGGTGAAAATTGACCCGCTCACCCACCAAACATCCCATGAGAAGGTATTTGCATGTGGAGATGTCGTCTTTGGAAAAGGTCAAGGTGAGGCGATGGTGGTAACGGCTGCAGAACAGGGCAAGCTTACCGCTTATGCACTTTATGAAAAATTGGTGAAAAGCCGAATAGAAACGGCCTAA